A genome region from Longimicrobiales bacterium includes the following:
- a CDS encoding efflux RND transporter periplasmic adaptor subunit has translation MSGKTIGSRIRIYAIGLVVISGGVVAVVSGRTRAEAAAPQEAPAVTVGQESIHVVGSGAVSTGPVISGSLQPERKATVRAEVAGAVLSTSVDVGQTVRQGQVVARIDDLAIRAGFESAQSAVRAADGAALVARRNVQRMETLVGEGAVAERAVEDARTAALAAERQLADARAALAQAETLLSKTVLRAPISGVVAERSANAGDVVQPGMALLTVVDPSSMQLEASVPSEQLASVRVGAPVEFRVNGYAQSFTGTVDRVSPVADPVTRQVRVFISIPNAQNRLVGGLFAEGRIQAETRAGLTAPATAVQTIAGATDGRSEVLRIRGGVVELVEVVTGLRDVESETIEIASGVGAGDTLLIGAARTVMPGTPVVVAAGRAAAAAAVSPARAGPASTSSAAARH, from the coding sequence ATGAGTGGGAAGACGATCGGCAGCCGTATCCGCATTTACGCGATCGGCCTGGTGGTAATTAGCGGCGGTGTCGTGGCGGTTGTATCGGGCCGCACGCGCGCCGAGGCAGCCGCGCCGCAGGAAGCGCCGGCGGTGACGGTCGGACAGGAGAGCATCCACGTGGTGGGCTCCGGTGCCGTGAGCACGGGCCCCGTCATCTCGGGCTCGTTGCAGCCGGAGCGCAAGGCAACCGTGCGCGCGGAAGTGGCGGGCGCGGTGCTGAGCACGAGCGTGGATGTCGGCCAGACCGTCCGCCAGGGCCAGGTCGTCGCCCGCATCGATGACCTCGCGATCCGCGCCGGCTTCGAGTCGGCGCAGTCGGCGGTCCGTGCCGCGGATGGTGCGGCGCTGGTGGCACGTCGGAACGTGCAGCGCATGGAGACGCTGGTGGGCGAGGGCGCCGTTGCGGAGCGTGCGGTGGAGGATGCGCGCACGGCTGCGCTCGCGGCAGAGCGTCAGCTCGCCGATGCGCGCGCCGCGCTGGCGCAGGCGGAGACGCTGCTGAGCAAGACGGTGCTGCGCGCACCGATCAGCGGAGTCGTGGCCGAGCGTTCGGCGAACGCCGGCGACGTGGTTCAGCCGGGAATGGCGCTGCTCACGGTGGTCGATCCTTCGAGCATGCAGCTGGAGGCGTCGGTGCCGTCGGAGCAGCTCGCGTCCGTCCGCGTGGGCGCGCCGGTCGAGTTCCGCGTCAACGGTTACGCGCAGTCGTTCACCGGTACGGTCGATCGGGTGAGTCCGGTCGCGGATCCGGTGACGCGCCAGGTACGCGTGTTCATCTCGATACCGAACGCGCAGAATCGGCTCGTGGGCGGTCTGTTCGCCGAGGGCCGGATCCAGGCGGAGACCCGCGCGGGTCTGACCGCACCGGCGACGGCCGTGCAGACGATCGCCGGTGCTACGGATGGCCGCTCGGAAGTGCTGCGCATCCGCGGCGGTGTGGTCGAGCTGGTCGAGGTCGTCACAGGTCTGCGCGACGTGGAGTCGGAGACGATCGAGATCGCGTCCGGCGTCGGCGCGGGTGACACGCTGCTCATCGGTGCAGCACGCACCGTAATGCCGGGCACGCCGGTCGTGGTTGCTGCTGGGCGCGCCGCTGCTGCAGCGGCTGTGTCGCCAGCACGCGCAGGCCCGGCGAGTACATCCTCAGCGGCCGCGCGGCACTAG
- a CDS encoding efflux RND transporter permease subunit produces MFISDFSIRRPLVTVVLMLIIAGAGLFALANLKTDEFPEVSPPVIAVSVIYPGASPQGVERELIDPLEEAIAGISGVDEMRSISQDGFGQIVVMFDFEKDLQEASQDIRDQISTIRGDLPPEMEEPILSRFDPQDEPILSLTLSSPTRDAVQLTRIADPGITKALRGVSGVASVNVRGGIEREMTVQLDPYAMQSAGVSVGQVVQALSAQNLAAPVGRVTGVMDERTIRLRGRLETPAEFAAMVVAHRGDQIVRLGQVARVFDGAEEPRSLAMFDGTEAIGIDVVKARGYSTTEVSEAVQHKLEEVQAALPADAKLSVVVDKGERVEQSVHDVQKALIEGALLTILVVFLFLNSWRSTVITGLALPVSVLAAFAAVWAFGFTLNTMSLMGLSLAIGILIDDAIVVRENIVRHLEMGKDHYTAAREGTAEIGLAVAATTFSIVAVFVPIAFMYGMAGQWFKPFALTIASSVLVSLFVSFSLDPMLSAYWADPHREEHEKGWLTKKLDRFNAWFDAQAEGYKRLVGWALDHRAAMVTIATASFFGAIVLQATFGGAGFFGESDSGEMTIVVETPPGSNLEYTRLKAEEAVRIARTHEEVAYTYTTIGGQSGAVDNASIYVRLHPKADRERTLQDVGADVREQVNRVGGATYSVFTGYMSGTFKQIQLELRGADAGELTRIASQMADVVRAVPGAVDVGLSARGEKPEVVVEMNRGLAGTLGITTAQVAQSLRPAFAGIDVGDWVDPDGETRDVMIRLAPEARQRASDLSQLPITTAGPDGTTMLPLGQIATVQEGISPAQIDHLDRERVVSIQANVAGRPLSEVMADIDTRLAAIELPAGYRLTKGGESKDQAEVFGHIFTALGIAVLLMYLILVLQFGSFLDPIAILLSLPLSLIGVVLMLLLTGDTLNIMSLIGVILLMGIVAKNAILLIDFAKWGIEKGMTRREALVEAGRIRLRPILMTTFALIAGMTPIALGIGEGADWRAPLGRAVIGGTITSTFLTLLVIPTAYEILDEWREKARAWVGARTASPATGLTTEPALSGD; encoded by the coding sequence ATGTTCATCAGCGATTTCTCCATCCGCCGGCCGCTCGTCACGGTTGTGCTGATGCTGATCATCGCCGGCGCCGGGCTGTTCGCGCTGGCCAATCTGAAGACGGACGAGTTCCCGGAGGTGTCGCCGCCCGTGATCGCCGTATCGGTGATCTACCCGGGCGCTTCGCCGCAGGGCGTGGAGCGCGAGCTGATCGATCCGCTCGAGGAGGCGATCGCCGGCATCAGCGGTGTGGACGAGATGCGGTCCATCTCGCAGGATGGGTTCGGCCAGATCGTCGTGATGTTCGACTTCGAGAAGGACCTGCAGGAGGCGTCGCAGGACATCCGCGACCAGATCTCGACAATCCGCGGCGACCTGCCGCCGGAGATGGAGGAGCCGATCCTGTCGCGGTTCGATCCGCAGGACGAGCCGATCCTGTCACTGACGCTGTCCTCGCCGACGCGCGATGCGGTGCAGCTCACGCGCATCGCCGATCCGGGCATCACGAAGGCGCTGCGCGGCGTGAGCGGCGTGGCATCGGTAAACGTGCGCGGCGGCATTGAGCGCGAGATGACGGTCCAGCTCGACCCGTACGCCATGCAGTCGGCCGGCGTGAGCGTCGGACAGGTGGTGCAGGCGCTGTCGGCGCAGAACCTCGCGGCGCCCGTGGGCCGCGTGACCGGTGTCATGGACGAGCGGACGATCCGTCTGCGTGGCAGGCTCGAGACGCCGGCCGAGTTCGCGGCCATGGTGGTCGCGCATCGCGGCGACCAGATCGTTCGTCTCGGCCAGGTGGCCCGTGTGTTCGACGGCGCCGAGGAGCCGCGCTCGCTCGCCATGTTCGATGGCACCGAGGCCATCGGCATCGATGTCGTGAAGGCGCGGGGCTACAGCACGACGGAAGTGAGCGAGGCCGTGCAGCACAAGCTGGAGGAAGTGCAGGCAGCACTGCCGGCAGACGCGAAGCTGAGCGTCGTCGTCGACAAGGGCGAGCGCGTCGAGCAGTCCGTGCACGACGTGCAGAAGGCACTCATCGAGGGTGCACTGCTCACGATCCTCGTGGTGTTCCTGTTCCTGAACTCGTGGCGCTCGACCGTCATCACCGGTCTCGCACTGCCCGTCAGCGTACTGGCGGCGTTCGCCGCGGTGTGGGCGTTCGGGTTCACGCTGAATACCATGTCGCTCATGGGACTTTCGCTCGCGATCGGCATTCTGATCGATGATGCGATCGTGGTGCGCGAGAACATCGTGCGGCACCTCGAGATGGGGAAGGATCATTATACCGCCGCGCGCGAGGGCACAGCTGAGATCGGACTCGCGGTCGCCGCCACCACGTTCTCGATCGTGGCCGTGTTCGTTCCGATCGCGTTCATGTACGGCATGGCCGGCCAGTGGTTCAAGCCGTTCGCGCTCACGATCGCGTCGTCCGTGCTCGTGTCACTGTTCGTATCGTTCTCGCTCGACCCGATGCTGTCCGCCTACTGGGCCGACCCGCACCGCGAAGAGCACGAGAAGGGCTGGCTCACGAAGAAGCTCGACCGCTTCAATGCCTGGTTCGACGCGCAGGCCGAGGGCTACAAGCGACTCGTTGGCTGGGCACTCGATCATCGCGCCGCGATGGTGACGATCGCGACCGCATCGTTCTTCGGAGCGATCGTCCTCCAGGCGACGTTCGGCGGCGCCGGCTTCTTCGGCGAGAGCGACAGCGGCGAGATGACGATCGTGGTGGAAACACCGCCCGGCTCGAACCTCGAGTATACGCGGCTGAAGGCCGAGGAGGCCGTGCGCATCGCGCGCACCCACGAGGAGGTCGCATACACGTACACCACGATCGGCGGGCAGTCGGGCGCGGTGGACAACGCGAGCATTTATGTCAGGCTGCATCCGAAGGCGGACCGTGAGCGCACGCTCCAGGACGTCGGCGCCGATGTGCGTGAGCAGGTGAACCGCGTCGGCGGCGCCACGTACTCGGTCTTCACCGGCTACATGAGCGGCACGTTCAAGCAGATCCAACTGGAGCTGCGCGGCGCGGACGCCGGCGAGCTCACGCGCATCGCATCGCAGATGGCGGACGTGGTCAGGGCGGTCCCCGGCGCCGTCGACGTCGGTCTGTCGGCGCGTGGTGAAAAGCCGGAGGTCGTCGTCGAGATGAACCGCGGGCTCGCCGGTACCCTCGGCATCACGACGGCGCAGGTTGCACAGTCACTGCGTCCGGCGTTCGCCGGCATCGATGTCGGCGACTGGGTCGACCCGGACGGCGAAACGCGCGACGTCATGATCCGGCTCGCACCGGAAGCGCGGCAGCGTGCCAGTGACCTGAGCCAGCTGCCGATCACGACTGCCGGACCGGACGGCACCACCATGCTCCCGCTCGGCCAGATCGCCACCGTGCAGGAGGGCATCAGCCCGGCGCAGATCGATCATCTCGACCGCGAGCGCGTCGTGAGCATCCAGGCCAATGTCGCCGGTCGCCCGCTGAGCGAGGTGATGGCCGACATCGACACGCGTCTCGCTGCGATCGAGCTGCCCGCCGGCTACCGTCTCACGAAGGGCGGCGAGTCGAAGGACCAGGCCGAGGTATTCGGTCACATCTTCACCGCGCTCGGCATCGCCGTGCTGCTGATGTACCTGATCCTGGTCCTGCAGTTCGGATCGTTCCTGGATCCCATCGCGATCCTGCTGTCGCTGCCGCTCTCACTGATCGGCGTCGTCCTGATGCTGCTTCTCACGGGCGATACGCTCAACATCATGAGCCTGATCGGCGTGATCCTGCTCATGGGCATCGTCGCAAAGAACGCGATCCTGCTGATCGACTTTGCGAAGTGGGGGATCGAGAAGGGCATGACGCGGCGTGAGGCGCTCGTCGAAGCAGGCCGCATACGTCTGCGCCCGATTCTCATGACGACGTTCGCACTGATCGCGGGCATGACCCCCATCGCGCTCGGCATCGGCGAGGGGGCGGACTGGAGGGCGCCGCTGGGCCGCGCCGTCATCGGCGGCACCATCACGTCCACGTTCCTCACGCTGCTCGTCATCCCGACAGCGTACGAGATTCTGGACGAGTGGCGCGAGAAGGCACGGGCGTGGGTCGGCGCGCGCACGGCGTCGCCGGCGACCGGGCTGACGACGGAGCCGGCGCTGAGCGGTGATTGA
- a CDS encoding helix-turn-helix domain-containing protein, with amino-acid sequence MGVAERKEREFLRREREILDAALELFDSEDWQAVTVEQIADRAEIGKGTVYKHFASKDEIYARLAGDFQREAVEQLEQIDPSLPVLHRLRQIICIFWEKHLHATSYQRLVQYCERDDFRKSLPPESQAAMAMLDARFQAAIDVVLRDGIAQGILPNKSRESLIIGPMAALHGATRTACSCMPPGTTSQDYLDELTNFILAGMLYQEWLAEEGLDQESAARRAEAELHEVEAELNSEMPGEAGRNAS; translated from the coding sequence ATGGGCGTTGCGGAACGGAAGGAACGGGAGTTCCTGCGTCGGGAGCGGGAGATCCTCGATGCGGCGCTGGAGCTCTTCGACAGCGAGGACTGGCAGGCCGTCACGGTCGAGCAGATCGCCGACCGCGCGGAGATCGGGAAGGGCACCGTATACAAGCACTTCGCCAGCAAGGACGAGATCTACGCTAGGCTGGCGGGCGATTTCCAGCGCGAAGCGGTGGAGCAGCTGGAACAGATCGATCCCTCACTGCCCGTCCTGCACCGGCTGCGGCAGATCATCTGCATTTTCTGGGAGAAGCACCTGCACGCGACATCCTACCAGCGTCTGGTGCAGTACTGCGAACGTGACGACTTCCGCAAGTCGCTGCCGCCGGAGTCGCAGGCGGCCATGGCCATGCTCGACGCGCGGTTCCAGGCGGCGATCGACGTGGTCCTGAGGGATGGCATCGCTCAGGGCATCCTCCCGAACAAGTCGCGCGAGTCGCTGATCATCGGGCCCATGGCCGCGCTGCACGGCGCCACCCGCACGGCGTGCAGCTGCATGCCCCCGGGGACGACCTCACAGGATTACCTGGACGAGCTGACGAACTTCATTCTCGCCGGGATGCTGTACCAGGAGTGGCTGGCGGAGGAAGGGCTGGACCAGGAATCGGCGGCACGGCGGGCGGAGGCCGAGCTCCATGAGGTCGAGGCGGAGCTGAACTCGGAGATGCCTGGCGAAGCCGGCCGCAATGCTTCGTAG
- a CDS encoding TolC family protein — MIDRYAGARMHPRRASPIEIRLVVMAVIVALLAVLPAVAGAQDVPGQPVRLSLGDAVDRAMRGSEAVDVAEAGLLRARGDRYQARSGFFPKVGGTVGYTRTLSSEFEALRGAPVDSGASGPFDGLGDLPFGQANRYDIGLQASQTVFAGGRIVARSRVAEAGVRSAQVGVASARAALELDVTEAYWGAVLSDRLVVIAEASLAQAEATLSQVRAAEGVGESAEFDVLRAQVARDNQRPQVIQRRADRELAHMRLKQLLNVPMDATLELTTVLPVSNLVAAAKGSAEGPDVEIDADTSSDMRAAVRQATELVTVREQLHRATRAERLPSIAMTSQWGRVAYPKQGVPAWDDMRSNWTVGVQLELPILTGGAQRGAELKAQADVVEARAQLEQTRELAALDARSALERLESAEAAWEASMGTVEQAERAYRIAEIRFREGLSTQVELSDARLMLQQAEMNRAVAARDVEVARTVIRLMPDLPLGR; from the coding sequence ATGATAGATCGATATGCTGGAGCACGGATGCACCCGCGGCGGGCGAGTCCGATCGAGATCAGGCTCGTGGTGATGGCGGTGATCGTGGCGCTGCTGGCGGTTTTGCCAGCGGTGGCGGGTGCGCAGGACGTGCCGGGTCAGCCGGTGCGGTTGAGCCTGGGTGATGCGGTCGACCGCGCGATGCGTGGCAGTGAGGCGGTGGATGTGGCGGAGGCGGGGCTGCTGCGTGCGCGCGGCGATCGCTATCAGGCACGGAGCGGATTCTTCCCGAAGGTCGGCGGCACGGTCGGGTACACGCGGACGCTGTCGAGCGAGTTCGAGGCGTTGCGGGGCGCGCCGGTGGACAGCGGCGCGTCCGGTCCGTTCGATGGACTGGGCGACCTGCCGTTCGGTCAGGCGAACCGGTACGACATCGGGCTCCAGGCTTCCCAGACGGTATTCGCGGGCGGTCGCATTGTCGCGCGCAGCCGCGTGGCCGAAGCCGGGGTGCGGAGTGCGCAGGTGGGTGTGGCGAGCGCGCGTGCGGCGCTGGAGCTGGACGTGACGGAAGCGTACTGGGGTGCGGTGCTGTCGGACCGTCTCGTGGTGATCGCGGAAGCGTCGCTGGCGCAGGCGGAAGCGACGCTGTCGCAGGTGCGCGCTGCAGAGGGGGTGGGTGAGAGTGCGGAGTTCGACGTACTGCGTGCGCAGGTGGCGCGTGACAACCAGCGGCCGCAGGTGATCCAGCGGCGGGCGGACCGCGAGCTGGCGCACATGCGGCTCAAGCAGCTGCTGAACGTACCGATGGATGCGACGCTCGAGCTGACGACGGTGCTGCCGGTGAGCAACCTGGTGGCGGCGGCGAAGGGCTCGGCGGAAGGACCCGATGTCGAAATCGACGCGGACACATCGTCGGATATGCGGGCGGCTGTGCGGCAGGCGACTGAGCTGGTGACGGTACGCGAGCAGTTGCATCGCGCCACGCGCGCGGAGCGTCTGCCGTCGATCGCCATGACGTCACAGTGGGGCCGCGTCGCGTATCCGAAGCAGGGGGTGCCGGCGTGGGACGACATGCGGTCGAACTGGACGGTGGGTGTGCAGCTGGAGCTGCCGATCCTGACGGGCGGCGCGCAGCGCGGTGCGGAGTTGAAGGCACAGGCGGATGTGGTGGAGGCGCGCGCGCAGCTGGAGCAGACGCGTGAGCTGGCGGCGCTGGATGCGCGCTCCGCGCTGGAGCGTCTGGAGTCGGCGGAGGCCGCGTGGGAAGCGAGCATGGGCACGGTCGAGCAGGCGGAGCGAGCCTACCGGATCGCGGAGATCCGGTTCCGCGAGGGCCTGTCCACGCAGGTCGAGCTGTCGGATGCGCGGCTGATGCTGCAGCAGGCGGAGATGAACCGCGCGGTCGCCGCGCGTGATGTGGAAGTAGCGAGAACGGTGATCCGGCTGATGCCGGACCTGCCGCTGGGTCGTTGA